From the genome of Nicotiana sylvestris chromosome 1, ASM39365v2, whole genome shotgun sequence:
tttagcagataccggataatgttgacctgtttctgatTCCAAAACTGCTCCAAAgaccactcctttgaaatttgtagctccgtcaaagaacatcctccaaccgccGTATTCTTCGGTAaagtcctctcctacgaatgacacctcttcatcaggaaaatacattttcaagggctcatattctcctcccaccgaatttttagcaagatgatctgccaatgcttgtcctttgacctccttttgagttacgtagacgatatcaaactcacttaacagtatcttcCATTTGGCTAACTTTCAAGTTGGCAtgagtttctgaaatatgtaattCAAAGGGTCCAtcttggatatgaggtatgtggtataggcatagaagtaatgtctcaacttctgggctatccaggtcaaagcacatcaAGTGCGCTCTAGCAAagagtaccgtgcttcgtaaGGAGTGAACTTCtaactcaagtaatatatggcttgctcttttcttcctgtctcatcatgttgtcctagaacacatccgaaggctccctCTAATATAGATAGATAAAGTATAAAAGGCCGTCCTGGTTCCGATGGGAgtagaactggtggtgtggacaggtactccttgactttgtcaaaagctttctgacaatacTCGGTCCAGCTTGTatcagcatctttcctcagcatcttgaagatgggttcacatatggctgtggactgtgctatgaagcgactgatatagttgagatatcctaggaagctcatcacgtcctttttgctcctaggtggtggtaactcctgaataaccttgactttagatggatctaactcgatccctcgacggctgacgatgaatcctaataactttcctgcgggaaccccaaatgcacactttggagGATTCAGCTTCAAATTTACCTCCTTAacctatcaaagaactttctcaaatttgCTATGTGATCCGCGAcgctcttggatttgataataacgtcGTCCATagacacctctatttctttgtgtatcatatcatagaagatggttgtcatgaccctcatgtaggtAGCTCCAGCactctttaaaccaaatggcatcatcttatagCAGTATACCCTCCATGGTGTAATAAATGTTGTTTtatctgcgtcttcttcatccatccagatctggtgataacccgtgaagcaatctacaaaagattagAGTttatgtttggcgcaattattgatcatgatgtgtatgtttggcagtgggaGATTTTCtatgggacttgctctgtttaaatcctgatagtcaacacatactttgactttccatctttctttgtaCTGCACAATATTAGCTAACTAGGTTGGGTACTTAAtaaccctgagaactttggctttgatttgcttagtaacttcctccttgattttcaggatcATATCTGGTTCGAATTTTCTAAGTTTCTGCTTTACCGACACACACATAGggttagtaggcaacttgtgagccactatggacgtgctcaaaccagtcatgttatcatatgaccatgcgaaaatgtcctcatattcctttagaaagcAGATGTACTCCTCTTTCTCTATCGGCGATAAATGAATACTGATGCGAGTTTCCTTAACGATCTcggcgtcccccaaatttactgcttcggtctcgtccaggttggacttaggtttattctcaaaattttcaacttccCTTACAACTTCCTCAAggatctcatcttcttcatctgaaccactattctcatgttgcgttgcctcgttacatgtcacagtcaccggttcatcaggaaaagtaacaataacgttgtagaaagaaaaatatgaaagataacaataaataataaagagTAATGCATTTTATTAATACTTAAAACATCTAAACgggtacggctcgatgaatcgagcatttattttgaaacaagtgtatcttaaaaacaaattatggaaaaatattaaATGCCTAGAATAGCTATAGGAATGAAATCttccaagctacccagggactcggcgggcccgggatggtgtgacgatccaattcctgagaacagctcccttctccacagtctgaatagtgagaccttcttcctcctcctcctcctcaattattgcactgcagtcgatgtcctcatcctccaagaacataTTCCTCAACCCAGCTaatgcttcctcttctgcagttccccatattgtgtcggcttggtgaaaagcttgatctAGATGTGGTgctggttgctcaagagggtaataaggtccacaccatggaggcgaccaatcattatattcttaccatgtatactgatatccgagcccgaaggtagtaccatgacgctTCAGCTGTATTGGCTTagtaataccctggagattcttcccaagccccttACCGGATTTATACCCAGTCCATGCCAATATGCTTTGTATTTTGCTGCTCCACCATTTGTCCTTTTTAATGACATTGTGAtgaggtcatcacttgatttaaattaaattctgtgttctaaggccttgaaaacctcatttagagccacatcgatttgcgtgcacaatccgggaacatagccggaaagcttaaatatgaaattccgtgaaaaatgataataattggttataaaatgagttaatttgacttcggtcaatattttggataaatggacccggacccatgatttgacggtcccggagggttcgtagaaaaatatgagacttgggcgtatgctcggaatcgaattccaaggtcccaagcccgagaaataaatttttaaaagaaattgttttctgaaactatttaaggaaaattgaaatgaaatttgcttggaacatgatggtatcgggcccgtatttcggttctggtgcccggtacaggtcttatatatgaatTAAGTTGTTTtcgtgaaatttggtgaaaaatggagtttaattgacgtgaattggacttccggttgaggagttatggactttgagagttcttgatgaaaacgttaagttttgaggtttaattcatgattttacatgttattttgatgatgtgatcgcacgaatAGGTCCATATGAAGTTTTTGAGTAGTAtgtacacttggtttggagtttcgaGGGTTTGGGTGTGTTTCGGGTTGGTTTctggatgttttaggcttaaaaccagaagttgcaggtctctgaaccctccaATGCGGTTCGCGGTCGACCTTTTGCGGTGCGCGGTGAAgactgtgcggccgcggtcgactTTGTGCGTTCCGCACAGGGCGCTGCTGTGCGATCGTAGTCAACCTTGTGCGGTCTGGACAGGGCGctactgtgcggccgcagtcgacttCGTGAGGTCCACACatggggtctgagaggggtataaatagacgggattttcagtcatttttcaaaaccccaaaaacataagaggcaatttttcaaacaacctttcttctccaaatcaaatgtaagtcatttttaactagttttcttcaatcattaacatcttttaacatgacttcaacttcaaatcaatgattttcatgggggaaaattaggtgttttgggtagaacctaggtttttcaaaaattagggatttggacctagatttgaggtccgattttaaaataaatcatatatttgggttcgtggaggaatgggtaatcggattttggttcgatcctcgagttttgaccaagttggcccgggggcgatttttgactttttgggtaaaactttagaaaactcattttcatgtattcaaattgattcatttagcgtttattgatgtaattaaataatttgtgactagatacgagcgaattggcggtgaaatcaaggggtaaagctataattgaaccttgcgttgtgttcgtggcatcgacgtaagtgtttggtctagccctagcttgaggaattaggagttgaGTGCTATTTGtaatttgcttcttgttgagtacgacgtttAGGCACGGTGACgattatctatacgttggtgtcaagcatgatcgtgagtcttaaattgatacttgttgtattcttgtATGTTAATATGGTTGAAATAGTGACTAAATCCTTGATATTGAGCAAAGACTTAGTTTGTTTGTCGTGGAATCTACTTGCGATTGAGAAACGGTGGCAATTGAGACAAGTAAGAGTTgcgttaagattggttatagctgattctccctttctgggacgtatatacttgtactgctaTGTTCCTTTGCCGGGAGAGTGtatctattgttgatcccttgtcgggacagtTAATTATGGTTTTTGTTGACTGTATagttggaacgggttgcacgccacaacagatattatattggatcgggttgtacgcggCAACAGatattgggttgcacgccgcaacagatattatattggatcgagttgcacgtcgcaacatatattatattggatcgggttgcacgccgcaacagctatatatatgtggatcgggttgcacgccgcaacaatgttaaatgataagggatcgggttgcgcaccgaaacagtattgttattgtattgttgtaaatattgagttgtcctttcatattttattgAGTTTCCGTTGGTCTTGATATTCTttcccgaagcatgtacccctcCCATTTTAAACTATTTATTCCTATTTATTTTCCGGTATACATTATAtagctgcacaggtttatctggagtctggtcctagcctcgtcactacctcgccggggttaggccaggcacttaccaacacatggggtcagttgtgctgatactacactctacactctgtgcagataccggagcagcattggatcagtagcttgggagccagccttcagtccacagagattccgaggtagtcctgcaggtgtccgcaggctcggcgtctcctctatcttttattatgttctattatctcatgtatccgagacaaacaatgttatttttccttcaaactgttgtatgtagtactcttagtagtctgtggatattgtgacaccagtttctgggtagaggaatgtgttgactttcgaaacattttggttttatattcaTTTAAAACTTCCGCTTACATATCATATTCCGCTGTCATTTAGATGCTTATCACTTattaatataagttgtaaaaatgattaaaacagaagggttaaagatttctaagttcgtggcttgcctagcttctatgagtaggcgccatcacgactcccgagggtgggaattctgggtcgtgacaagttggtattagagacctaggttacataggtctcaatattcacggacaagctcagtagagtctgagggataggTACAgggacgtctgtatttatcccctagaggctgcagagttaggaaaaacttcacatttgttctttcatgTCGTGCGGTTCAGTTTCTctatgctaattgaatttctactctatttttTCGTAAatggcgagaacacacgcttcctcatctaccgctcatcagcccgagcccccaacatcGTCTCCCACGAGGATCAGAAGGCGAGgccaaggccgtgctagaggccgaggtaggggtagagcttagccccgaGCAGTAGCCCCAGtagcggagcctcaagttgactttgatgatgaggttccagccccaacAGCTCCTGTGGGctcagctcaggtcccagaggggtttattgctatcccagtccttcaggatgctcttgtccgattagtgggcctcatggagagtgtcacccgggcaggattgcttcctgtagcaccggccgtctctcaggctggaggaggggcccagactcctgctactcatactctagagcaggtagctcctcagattcagactccagtgaTTCATCCAGTTGGAGAAgtacagccgggtgtggtagctcagatcgGCGATGGAACAACTATGTCtactgatgctttgtggaggctagatcggttcaccaagctcttcacttctactttcagcggtgcatcttctgaggatccctaggattatttagatagctgtcacgaggttcttaggaacattggtattgttgagaccaatggggtcgattttgctacatttcgcttgtctggatccaccaagacttggtggagatatTATTGCTTGGCCAAGCCAGCCGGATCGCCATATTTGACTTGGGAGCggtttacagtgttgtttctggagaagtttctcccaatGATTAAGAGAGAGGCCTACCCGTGGCAGTTTGAGATTTTCCAGTAGGGTTTCGTCAtagttacccagtatgagaccaggttcatcgacttagctcgccatgctcttgtcatacttcctaccgagagagagggtaatgaggtttattgatggtcttattcagccgattcgccttcagatggttagggaggctgggagtgagatcacttttaaggaggcggccaatgtggcccgtagagtggaGATGGTCCTGTCATAGGAAGgtggtcatgggttggataagaggcgccgtcattcaggtagattcagtggtgcctcgtctggaggcagagattcatatgatataggccatcctcccaggccctttcagtcagctcttcaggtctctCATGATGCTTCAGGTAGCTGTGGTCCGTAGATGCAGTAttccgatcagcagtcctatagtgcaccattggctcctatcagtgcaccaccgctccagagtttttggggtggtcattcgggTCGCCTACAATCACAGTTTCCTCATccacaacactcaggtggatgttttggtgagtatggtcatattagGAGGACTTGTCCAAGGTTGGTGGGTACTAAGTTGTAGCAGCAGGGTCCCCGTTCTATGgtccaggcaccaggtgttccacagaccacctagccagctagaggtgggggtagaggttctagaggtggaggtagaggatttagaggtggagctcaagccgctagaggtggagtccAGCCAGCTGTAGGCTATCCCAGGGATGGAGCCTAGGAtagtggggcccaaccccgatgttatgctattccagccaggccctaggctgaggcttcagatgcaatTATCACAGGTACAATTCTAGTTTGTGAtaaagatgcttcagtgttatttgaacCAGGGTCCACCTACTCGTGCATgccatcttattttgcatcgtatctggttatgcctagtgattcattgagtgttcccatttatgtgtctacaccggtgggtaacTCTATTGTAGTtaatcgagtccatcgttcttgtattgtggtgattgggggtcttgagactcgtgtagatttgttgcttttagacatggtcggtttcgatgttatattggggatggactggttatcgccttaccacgctatcttggactgttatgccaagactgtgaccttagccttaccggatatccctcgtttagagtggagagggaatcctagtcattctacccgtagtgttatctcttatgtgaaggctcaacgcatggtcgagaaggggtgtttggcttatttggcatatgttcgtgattctagcgtggaggttccctctattgattctgtgcccattgttcgttagtttcctgaggtattccctttagacatgccaggtatgccacccgacaaggatattgattttcgCATTAATTTGGATttgggcactcaacctatttctatcccgtcgtatcgtatggcctcacctgagttgaaagagttgaaggaataattgcaagacttgcttgagaagggtttcattagacctagcatTTCGCCGTGgcgtgcgccggtgttgtttgtcaagaaaatagacggatcgatgaggatgtgtattgattaccggaagttgaacaaggttacgatcaagaataagtatccattgtcggggattgatgatttgtttgatcagctttggGGTGCCAagttattttcaaagattgacttgagatctggctaccatcagttgaggattagggcaccgatgtccctaagacagctcttcgcactcggtacgggcattattagttcttggttatgtcgttcgggtttacaaatgccccaacaaattttatggatttgatgaaccgagtgtttagaccttatttggattcattcgtgatagtcttctttgatgatattttgatatattcccgcagctgggaggagcacgagcaacatcttagagtggttcttcagactctgaaggatagtaagctatatgctaagttctcgaagtgtgagttctagctgcgtttagttgcattcctgggtcatgttgtattagcaaagagtattcaggtagatccgaagaagactgaggcagtcaagaactggcctagaccaacatcaactacagagattcggagtttcttgggattggtaggctactatcgcCGGTTCgtgaaggggttttcatctatcgcagccccgatgaccaggttgacccagaagggtgcccagttcaaatggtcacacgagtgtgaggcgagcttccagaagctcaagacagctctgactacgacaccggtgttggttttgcccataagTTTAGGCCTagtacagtttattgtgatgcttctcgtatTGGTCTTGGTGCAGTGttaatgcaggatggcaaggtcattgcctatgcttcgcggcagttgaagattcatgagaagaactatccggttcatgatttggagttggcagccattgttcacgcattgaagatttggaggcattatctatatggcgtggcatgtgaggtgttcatggatcacaagagtcttcagtatttgttcaatcaaaaggagttgaatttgaggtagaggaggtggttggagttgttgaaggattatgatatcactattttatatcaccctggaaaggccaatgtggtggccattgccttgagtaggaaatcagtcagtatgggcagtcttgcttatattctggtcggtgagagactgcttgcattggatgttcaggctttggccaatcagttcgtgaggttggatgtttctgagcctagtctgGTGTTAGcgtgcacggttgctcgttcttcattattggagcgtatccgtgattggcagtatgatgatccccatttgtgtgtccttagagacacggtgcaacactgaggtgccaagcaggttaccttaggtgatgatggagttttgagattgcagggtcgagtttgtgtgcctaatgtagatgggctccaagagttgattttagaggaggaccACAACTCACGGTACTCTATTCATACGGGCGCCGCagagatgtattaggatttgcgacagcattattggtggcgtagaatgaagaaggacatcattgcatatgtggctcggtgtttgaattgtcagcaggttaagtatgagcatcagaggcctggtggtttatttcagaggattgagcttcccgagtggaagtgggagcgggttactatggattttgttgttggactcccgcagactcagaagaagttcgacgcagtatgggtcattgttgataggctgaccatgttagcgcatttcattcttgtggcagtctcctattcatccgagaggttatcTGAGATCTACATCTaagagattgttcatcttcatggtgtgactgtgtctatcattttggatcaaggtacgcagtttacctcacgtttctgaAGAGCAGTTCAAtaagagttgggcactcaggttgagttgagtacatcatttcatcctcagacgaacgggcagtccgagcggactattcagattttggaggatatgctccaagcctGCGTCAATGattttggaggtttgtgggatcagttcttgcatttagcagagtttgcctacaacaacaactactagtcgagtatccagatggctccttatgaggctttatatggtaggcgatatagatctccggttggatggtttgagccgggggaggctcggttgttgggtgtagatctggttcaggaggccttggatacggtcaagattattcaagataggctttgtacagctcagtccaggcaaaaaagttatgcagaccgcaaggttcgagatgtggcttttatggtcggtgagcaggtattgctccgagtgtcgcctatgaagggcatgatgagatttgggaagaagggcaagcttagccctaggttcattggtccatttgagattcttgatcgagtgggagaggtggcttatagacttgcattgccgctgagcttatcagccgtgcatccagtgtttcatgtgtccatgcttcggaagtatcatggcgatccatcccacgtgttatatttcagcactgtctagttggacaaggacttgttttatgaggaagagccggtagtCATTCTAAACCGACAGcttcgtcagttgaggtcaaaatttttttcttctgttcatgttcagtggagaggtcatcctcctgaggcat
Proteins encoded in this window:
- the LOC138872641 gene encoding uncharacterized protein codes for the protein MSLKRTNGGAAKYKAYWHGLAPHLDQAFHQADTIWGTAEEEALAGLRNMFLEDEDIDCSAIIEEEEEEEDEEDEILEEVVREVENFENKPKSNLDETEAVNLGDAEIVKETRISIHLSPIEKEEYICFLKEYEDIFAWSYDNMTGLSTSIVAHKLPTNPMCVSVKQKLRKFEPDMILKIKEEVTKQIKAKVLRIWMDEEDADKTTFITPWRVYCYKMMPFGLKSAGATYMRVMTTIFYDMIHKEIEVSMDDVIIKSKSVADHIANLRKFFDRLRSRFIAQSTAICEPIFKMLRKDADTSWTEYCQKAFDKVKEYLSTPPVLLPSEPGRPFILYLSILEGAFGCVLGQHDETGRKEQAIYYLS